In Brucella melitensis bv. 1 str. 16M, a genomic segment contains:
- the cysQ gene encoding 3'(2'),5'-bisphosphate nucleotidase CysQ, whose protein sequence is MKISASPKAGLDGTALRAVLRDAALEAGRSIMKHYVNGCAVQSKKDASPVTEADHAAEAIILAALSSACPDVPVVAEEEVAAGRLPDHLGRKFLLVDPLDGTREFLLRNGDFTVNIGLVEEGAPVLGIVYAPARNLLFIGSDAGAWAMETTPDHGAGQDQRIFARVSPAEKVAVCSRSHLTPETERFLAENRIASSVSVGSSLKFCILAKGEADIYPRFGPTMEWDTAAGDAVLRAAGGMTATLDGRPMIYGQRLRAGAAGFANPDFVAYGAGEAPVFTTA, encoded by the coding sequence ATGAAAATTTCCGCCTCTCCAAAAGCAGGCCTTGATGGCACAGCCTTGCGAGCCGTCCTTCGCGACGCTGCGCTTGAGGCTGGCCGCAGCATCATGAAGCATTATGTCAATGGATGCGCGGTGCAGAGCAAGAAGGATGCCTCGCCCGTAACCGAGGCGGATCACGCAGCGGAAGCCATTATTCTTGCGGCCCTGTCGTCGGCCTGCCCCGATGTGCCGGTGGTGGCGGAGGAAGAAGTTGCAGCAGGGCGCTTGCCGGATCATCTGGGGCGCAAATTCCTTCTGGTCGATCCGCTGGACGGAACCCGGGAATTCCTGCTGCGCAACGGCGATTTTACGGTCAATATCGGCCTTGTCGAAGAGGGCGCGCCAGTACTGGGTATCGTCTATGCACCGGCCCGCAATCTGCTGTTTATCGGTAGCGATGCGGGTGCATGGGCAATGGAAACCACACCGGACCATGGCGCAGGCCAGGACCAGCGGATTTTTGCGCGGGTTTCGCCCGCCGAAAAAGTGGCTGTCTGTAGCCGCTCGCACCTGACGCCTGAAACCGAACGATTTCTCGCTGAAAACCGCATCGCAAGCAGCGTTTCGGTTGGTTCCTCGCTTAAATTCTGCATTCTTGCCAAGGGTGAGGCGGATATTTATCCGCGTTTCGGCCCGACGATGGAATGGGACACGGCGGCGGGCGATGCGGTGCTGCGCGCGGCGGGCGGCATGACCGCCACTCTCGACGGCAGGCCGATGATCTATGGCCAGCGCCTCCG
- the cysN gene encoding sulfate adenylyltransferase subunit CysN, which yields MNVVMKPSQKNTAVADFLADQEHKSLLRFLTCGSVDDGKSTLIGRLLYDTKLIFEDQLASLKNDSRKFGTTDDDFDFALLVDGLEAEREQGITIDVAYRFFSTPRRKFIVADTPGHAQYTRNMATGASTADLAVVLVDARQGVLTQTRRHSFIAAALGIRHIVLAVNKIDLVDFSQDRFDGIVADYLSFAQDLGFTSIQPIPLSARFGDNVTASSPRIGWYEGPHLLEHLETVRIDTEAAAKPFRFPVQYVNRPNLDFRGFSGTVASGSIHVGDPVVVAKSGKQSRVKRIATYDGDLQRASEGQAVTLVLEDEIEVSRGNMLAGVELRPEVADRFAADIVWFGEDPLLPGRSYLLRTETDQTPVTVNAIRHRTDVNTFIQEETARLDLNEIGRCHLQTVDPIAFDPYGENRATGAFVLIDRLTNATVGAGMIDAALRQATNVHLQAFDLNKQARAAQKFQKPAVLWFTGLSASGKSTIANRLEQRLHALGKHTYLLDGDNVRHGLNSDLGFSDADRVENIRRVGEVARLMADAGLITPVSFISPFREERDQVRARLPEGEFIEIFIDTPIEECMARDPKGLYAQALRGEIKAFTGIDSPYEPPVAPELRLNTAGRTVDELIAEVENYLAERGVIGSYGSDSWSI from the coding sequence ATGAATGTTGTAATGAAGCCTTCGCAGAAGAACACTGCCGTTGCCGATTTTCTGGCCGATCAGGAACACAAATCCCTTCTGCGCTTTCTCACCTGCGGTTCCGTCGATGACGGCAAATCGACCCTGATCGGGCGGCTTCTTTATGATACGAAGCTCATCTTTGAGGACCAGCTTGCCTCGCTGAAAAACGACAGCCGGAAGTTTGGCACCACCGATGATGATTTTGATTTCGCACTTCTGGTGGACGGGCTGGAGGCTGAGCGTGAGCAGGGCATCACCATCGATGTCGCTTATCGTTTCTTCTCGACGCCGCGCCGCAAGTTCATCGTGGCCGATACACCGGGCCATGCGCAATATACGCGCAATATGGCAACGGGCGCTTCCACTGCCGATCTAGCCGTGGTTCTGGTGGATGCGCGTCAGGGCGTGTTGACCCAGACGCGCCGCCATTCCTTCATCGCGGCAGCACTTGGCATTCGCCATATCGTGCTCGCGGTCAACAAGATCGATCTTGTTGATTTTTCGCAAGACAGATTCGATGGGATCGTCGCGGATTATCTTTCCTTTGCGCAGGATCTGGGCTTTACGAGTATTCAGCCGATCCCGCTTTCGGCCCGCTTTGGCGATAATGTGACGGCTTCCTCGCCACGCATCGGCTGGTATGAGGGGCCGCATCTCCTGGAACATCTGGAAACGGTGCGTATCGATACGGAAGCGGCGGCAAAACCGTTCCGCTTTCCCGTGCAATATGTGAACCGCCCCAATCTGGATTTTCGCGGTTTTTCCGGCACGGTCGCTTCCGGCTCGATCCATGTCGGCGACCCGGTCGTGGTGGCCAAATCCGGCAAGCAATCGCGCGTGAAGCGTATCGCCACCTATGACGGCGATTTGCAGCGCGCCTCCGAGGGGCAGGCGGTGACGCTCGTTCTTGAAGACGAGATCGAGGTTTCACGCGGCAATATGCTTGCCGGCGTGGAATTGCGGCCGGAAGTTGCCGATCGATTTGCCGCCGATATCGTCTGGTTTGGAGAGGATCCGTTGTTGCCGGGCCGCTCCTATCTCCTGCGCACCGAAACCGACCAGACGCCAGTGACGGTGAATGCGATCAGGCATCGCACGGACGTCAACACTTTCATACAGGAAGAAACAGCCCGGCTCGATCTCAACGAGATTGGCCGCTGCCATTTGCAGACGGTCGATCCGATCGCTTTCGATCCATACGGCGAAAATCGTGCGACAGGCGCTTTCGTGCTGATCGATCGCCTCACCAATGCAACCGTTGGCGCGGGCATGATCGATGCTGCCTTGCGGCAGGCGACCAATGTGCATTTGCAGGCTTTCGACCTTAACAAGCAGGCGCGTGCGGCGCAGAAATTCCAGAAACCGGCGGTGCTGTGGTTTACCGGCCTTTCCGCATCGGGCAAGTCCACCATTGCCAATAGGCTGGAACAGCGCCTCCATGCGCTGGGCAAGCATACCTATCTGCTCGACGGCGATAATGTGCGCCACGGCCTCAACAGCGATCTCGGCTTTTCCGATGCGGACCGGGTGGAAAATATCCGCCGGGTGGGCGAGGTGGCGCGGCTGATGGCCGATGCGGGGCTGATCACGCCGGTTTCATTCATCTCGCCGTTCCGCGAGGAGCGCGATCAGGTGCGCGCCCGGTTGCCGGAGGGCGAGTTCATTGAAATTTTCATCGATACGCCGATTGAGGAATGCATGGCGCGTGACCCGAAGGGGCTTTACGCACAGGCGCTTCGCGGCGAGATCAAGGCCTTTACCGGGATCGATTCGCCTTATGAGCCGCCTGTTGCGCCGGAACTTCGCCTCAATACGGCGGGAAGGACCGTTGACGAACTCATCGCCGAGGTGGAAAACTACCTTGCCGAACGTGGTGTGATCGGCAGTTATGGCAGCGATTCCTGGTCGATCTGA
- the cysD gene encoding sulfate adenylyltransferase subunit CysD, with product MHHASLMKNLTHLQRLEAEAIHVFREVAATFSNPVMLYSVSKDSSVMLHLAMKAFYPAPPPFPFLHVDTTWKFREMIEFRDAQAREKGFELLVHVNEQGVRDGIGPFTHGSNVHTHIMKTVGLRQALDKYRFDAAFGGARRDEEKSRAKERIFSFRNAQHGWDPKNQRPEMWKIYNTRVSKGESIRVFPLSNWTELDIWQYILQENIPIVPLYFAARRPVVERDGMLIMVDDDRMKLRPGEPVENRLVRFRTLGCYPLTGAIPSSAANLSDIVEEMLIARTSERQGRAIDRDEAGSMEKKKREGYF from the coding sequence GTGCATCATGCATCCCTGATGAAAAACCTGACGCATTTGCAGCGCCTTGAAGCAGAAGCCATCCATGTTTTCCGTGAGGTGGCGGCGACATTCTCCAATCCGGTGATGCTCTATTCGGTCAGCAAGGATTCCTCCGTCATGCTGCATCTGGCGATGAAGGCGTTCTATCCCGCCCCGCCGCCTTTTCCCTTTCTCCATGTGGATACGACATGGAAATTTCGTGAGATGATTGAATTCCGCGATGCACAGGCGCGTGAGAAGGGGTTTGAACTTCTGGTGCATGTCAACGAGCAGGGCGTGCGTGATGGCATCGGGCCTTTTACGCATGGCTCCAATGTCCATACCCACATCATGAAAACGGTTGGGTTGCGGCAGGCGCTTGATAAATACAGGTTCGATGCGGCCTTCGGCGGCGCGCGCCGCGACGAGGAAAAGAGCCGCGCCAAGGAGCGCATTTTTTCATTCCGCAACGCGCAGCATGGCTGGGACCCCAAGAACCAGCGCCCGGAAATGTGGAAGATTTATAATACGCGCGTTTCCAAAGGAGAATCGATCCGCGTCTTTCCCCTCTCCAACTGGACCGAACTCGATATCTGGCAATATATCTTGCAGGAAAACATCCCGATCGTGCCGCTTTATTTTGCCGCGCGCCGCCCGGTGGTGGAGCGCGATGGCATGCTGATCATGGTCGATGATGACCGTATGAAGTTACGCCCCGGCGAGCCGGTGGAAAACCGTCTGGTACGGTTCCGCACGCTTGGCTGCTATCCGCTGACGGGCGCCATTCCATCAAGCGCGGCAAACCTTTCCGATATTGTCGAGGAAATGCTGATTGCCCGTACATCCGAGCGGCAAGGCCGCGCGATCGACCGTGATGAAGCTGGCTCAATGGAAAAAAAGAAACGCGAGGGCTATTTCTGA
- a CDS encoding aspartate aminotransferase family protein, with the protein MTAQPNSLEARDIRYHLHSYTDAVRLEAEGPLVIERGDGIYVEDIAGKRYIEAMSGLWSVGVGFSEQRLAEAAARQMKKLPFYHTFSYRSHGPVIDLAEKLVAMAPVPMSKAYFTNSGSEANDTVVKLIWYRSNALGEPERKKIISRKRGYHGVTIASASLTGLPNNHRSFDLPIDRILHTGCPHHYHDALPGESEEQFATRLANELEQLILAEGPHTIAAFIGEPVMGAGGVVVPPKTYWEKVQAVLGRYNILLVADEVICGFGRTGNLFGCQTFDIKPDILVMSKQLSSSYLPISAFLINERVYAPIAEESHKIGTLGTGFTASGHPVAAAVALENLAIIEERDLVANARERGARMQKRLRELQDHPLVGEVRGVGLIAGVELVIDKEAKTGLEQPGALGARANAALQERGVISRAMGDTLAFCPPLIINDQQVDTMVSALEAALNDVQASLGK; encoded by the coding sequence ATGACTGCACAGCCGAACTCGCTTGAAGCCCGCGATATCCGTTATCACCTGCATTCCTACACCGATGCTGTCCGTCTTGAAGCGGAAGGCCCGCTCGTTATTGAGCGCGGCGACGGCATCTATGTCGAAGATATTGCCGGCAAACGCTATATTGAAGCCATGTCGGGCCTGTGGAGTGTCGGCGTTGGTTTTTCGGAACAGCGTCTGGCGGAAGCTGCTGCGCGGCAGATGAAGAAACTGCCATTTTATCATACCTTTTCCTATCGCTCGCATGGCCCGGTGATCGATCTGGCTGAAAAGCTTGTCGCCATGGCGCCGGTGCCGATGAGCAAGGCCTATTTCACCAATTCCGGCTCGGAAGCGAATGATACCGTCGTCAAGCTCATCTGGTATCGCTCCAATGCGCTGGGCGAGCCTGAGCGCAAGAAGATCATTTCGCGCAAGCGCGGCTATCATGGCGTGACCATTGCCTCCGCCAGCCTGACGGGCCTGCCCAACAATCACCGCTCCTTCGATCTGCCCATCGATCGTATTCTTCATACCGGCTGCCCGCATCATTACCACGATGCGCTGCCGGGTGAGAGCGAGGAGCAGTTCGCAACGCGCCTGGCAAACGAGCTGGAACAGCTCATCCTGGCGGAAGGCCCCCACACCATTGCCGCTTTCATCGGCGAGCCGGTGATGGGCGCAGGCGGCGTGGTCGTGCCGCCGAAGACATATTGGGAAAAGGTGCAGGCAGTTCTCGGCCGCTACAATATCTTGCTGGTGGCTGATGAAGTCATCTGCGGCTTCGGCCGCACGGGCAATCTCTTCGGCTGCCAGACTTTCGACATCAAGCCCGACATTCTGGTCATGTCGAAGCAGCTTTCCTCTTCTTATCTGCCGATTTCTGCCTTCCTTATCAACGAGCGCGTCTATGCGCCAATTGCTGAGGAAAGCCACAAGATCGGCACGCTTGGCACCGGCTTCACCGCATCGGGGCATCCGGTTGCCGCGGCCGTAGCGCTGGAAAACCTCGCCATCATCGAGGAGCGTGATCTGGTCGCCAATGCGCGTGAGCGCGGCGCGCGGATGCAAAAACGCCTTCGCGAGCTTCAGGACCATCCGCTGGTGGGAGAAGTGCGCGGCGTCGGCCTTATCGCCGGCGTTGAACTGGTGATCGACAAGGAAGCCAAAACCGGGCTTGAACAGCCGGGTGCGCTTGGCGCACGGGCGAATGCTGCCTTGCAGGAGCGCGGCGTCATTTCCCGCGCCATGGGCGACACGCTCGCCTTCTGCCCGCCGCTCATCATCAACGACCAGCAGGTTGATACCATGGTTTCGGCGCTGGAAGCAGCCCTGAACGACGTTCAGGCGAGCCTTGGAAAGTAA
- a CDS encoding LuxR family transcriptional regulator, with protein sequence MKWETFYDAMQSADSADQLFEIVKNYAHDLGFEYVSYVMSIPSLNGSLKWVRFGAFPDGWEQRYLAQNYAEIDPLLRRGVNSIDPLIWSQNFFASAPQIWADAVKYGLKVGISQPCWAAQGVFGLLSFVRSGPALTPGEISMLRRQLQMVTNLLHLSMYERVDVPAISCIGDVSLTLREREILRWTSEGKTAEIIGTILNISTRTVNFHISNVLTKLVAVNKVQAVAKARTFGLL encoded by the coding sequence ATGAAATGGGAAACATTTTATGATGCTATGCAGTCTGCCGACAGTGCAGATCAGTTGTTTGAAATAGTAAAGAATTATGCGCATGACCTGGGTTTTGAGTATGTATCCTATGTCATGTCTATTCCTTCCCTGAATGGCTCCTTGAAGTGGGTGCGATTTGGAGCATTTCCAGATGGGTGGGAACAGAGATACTTGGCACAAAACTATGCGGAAATAGATCCGCTGTTACGGCGCGGTGTGAACAGTATAGATCCGCTGATCTGGTCGCAGAATTTTTTCGCAAGTGCACCGCAAATCTGGGCCGATGCGGTGAAATATGGACTTAAAGTGGGTATTTCGCAGCCCTGCTGGGCGGCGCAGGGTGTTTTCGGCCTCTTGAGCTTTGTACGCTCCGGCCCGGCTCTCACCCCCGGTGAAATTTCCATGCTGCGCCGACAATTGCAGATGGTCACCAATCTCCTGCATCTATCCATGTATGAAAGGGTCGATGTGCCGGCCATCAGTTGCATCGGCGATGTCAGCCTCACCTTGCGTGAGCGCGAAATCCTGCGTTGGACGAGCGAAGGCAAGACTGCCGAGATCATCGGGACAATCCTCAATATCTCGACGCGAACGGTCAATTTCCACATCAGCAACGTGCTCACCAAGCTTGTTGCGGTCAATAAGGTGCAGGCCGTCGCCAAGGCCCGTACATTTGGTCTCCTCTGA
- the metH gene encoding methionine synthase — translation MASSLDDLFGATAAKPDGSEVLAALTQAARERILILDGAMGTQIQGLGFHEEHFRGDRFATCDCQLQGNNDLLTLTQPKAIEEIHYAYAMAGADILETNTFSSTSIAQADYGMEAMVYDLNRDGARLARRAALRAEQKDGRRRFVAGALGPTNRTASLSPDVNNPGFRAVTFDDVRIAYSEQIRGLIDGGSDIILIETIFDTLNAKAAVFATEEVFAEKGVRLPVMISGTITDLSGRTLSGQTPTAFWYSLRHARPFTIGLNCALGANAMRAHLDELSGIADTFICAYPNAGLPNEFGQYDETPEAMAAQIEGFARDGLVNVVGGCCGSTPDHIRAIAQAVAKYEPRKPAKVPPLMRLSGLEPFTLTKDIPFVNIGERTNVTGSARFRKLVKAGDFAAALDVARDQVANGAQIIDINMDEGLIDSEKAMVEFLNLIAAEPDIARVPIMLDSSKWEVIEAGLKCVQGKAVVNSISLKEGEEAFLHHARLVRAYGAAVVIMAFDETGQADTQARKIEICTRAYKILTEQVGFPPEDIIFDPNIFAVATGIEEHNNYGVDFIEATREIVRTLPHVHISGGVSNLSFSFRGNEPVREAMHAVFLYHAIQAGMDMGIVNAGQLAVYDTIDAELREACEDVVLNRPTKTGESATERLLEIAERFRDSGSREARTQDLSWREWPVEKRLEHALVNGITEYIEADTEEARLAAERPLHVIEGPLMAGMNVVGDLFGSGKMFLPQVVKSARVMKQAVAVLLPFMEEEKRLNGGEGRQSAGKVLMATVKGDVHDIGKNIVGVVLACNNYEIIDLGVMVPSQKILQVARDEKVDIIGLSGLITPSLDEMAHVAAEMEREGFDIPLLIGGATTSRVHTAVKIHSRYERGQAVYVVDASRAVGVVSNLLSPEGKQAYIDGLRNEYAKVAAAHARNEAEKQRLPIARARANPHQLDWENYEPVKPTFTGTKVFETYDLAEIARYIDWTPFFQTWELRGRYPAILEDEKQGEAARQLWADAQAMLRKIIDEKWFTPRAVVGFWPANAVGDDIRLFTDESRKEELATLFTLRQQLTKRDGRPNVAMADFVAPVESGKQDYVGGFVVTAGIGEIAIAERFERANDDYSAILVKALADRFAEAFAELMHERVRKEFWAYAPDEAFTPEELISEPYKGIRPAPGYPAQPDHTEKTTLFRLLDATANTGVELTESYAMWPGSSVSGLYIGHPESYYFGVAKVERDQVEDYARRKDMDVEAVERWLTPILNYVPGASKDEAA, via the coding sequence ATGGCGTCTTCCCTTGACGATCTTTTTGGTGCAACGGCGGCAAAGCCGGACGGTTCGGAAGTGCTGGCGGCACTGACCCAGGCGGCGCGCGAGCGCATCCTGATCCTCGACGGCGCCATGGGTACGCAGATTCAGGGCCTGGGTTTCCATGAAGAGCATTTTCGCGGCGATCGTTTCGCCACCTGTGACTGCCAGCTTCAGGGCAATAACGATCTTCTGACCTTGACCCAGCCGAAAGCCATTGAGGAAATCCACTATGCCTATGCCATGGCGGGCGCGGATATTCTCGAAACCAATACTTTCTCCTCCACTTCCATCGCGCAGGCCGATTATGGCATGGAGGCGATGGTCTATGATCTCAATCGCGATGGCGCACGCCTTGCCCGCCGCGCAGCCTTGCGCGCCGAGCAGAAGGACGGCCGCCGCCGCTTTGTCGCGGGCGCACTGGGGCCGACGAACCGCACCGCCTCGCTGTCCCCGGATGTGAACAATCCGGGCTTTCGCGCCGTCACTTTCGATGATGTGCGCATTGCCTATTCCGAACAGATTCGCGGCCTGATCGATGGCGGTTCCGACATCATCCTGATCGAAACCATTTTCGATACGCTGAACGCCAAGGCGGCTGTGTTCGCGACCGAGGAAGTCTTTGCCGAAAAGGGTGTTCGCCTTCCGGTCATGATCTCCGGTACGATCACCGATCTTTCCGGGCGCACGCTTTCCGGCCAGACGCCGACGGCCTTCTGGTATTCACTGCGCCATGCAAGACCGTTCACCATCGGACTGAATTGCGCCCTCGGCGCCAATGCCATGCGTGCGCATCTGGATGAATTGTCGGGCATTGCCGACACCTTTATCTGCGCCTATCCCAATGCCGGCCTTCCGAACGAATTCGGCCAGTATGATGAAACGCCGGAAGCCATGGCCGCGCAGATCGAGGGCTTTGCTCGCGACGGGCTGGTCAATGTTGTTGGCGGCTGCTGCGGCTCCACGCCTGACCATATTCGCGCCATCGCGCAAGCCGTCGCGAAATATGAGCCACGCAAGCCCGCAAAAGTGCCGCCGCTGATGCGCCTTTCCGGCCTTGAGCCCTTTACGCTCACCAAGGATATTCCTTTCGTCAATATCGGCGAGCGCACCAATGTCACCGGCTCGGCCCGCTTCCGCAAGCTCGTCAAGGCCGGCGATTTCGCGGCTGCGCTCGATGTTGCGCGCGATCAGGTGGCCAACGGCGCCCAGATCATCGATATCAACATGGATGAAGGCCTGATCGATTCCGAAAAGGCCATGGTCGAGTTTTTGAACCTTATTGCCGCCGAGCCGGATATCGCCCGCGTGCCGATCATGCTCGACAGCTCCAAATGGGAAGTGATCGAGGCTGGCCTGAAATGCGTTCAGGGCAAGGCAGTCGTCAATTCCATCTCGCTGAAAGAGGGTGAGGAAGCCTTTCTTCACCATGCGCGGCTGGTGCGTGCCTATGGTGCCGCTGTGGTCATCATGGCGTTCGATGAAACCGGACAGGCGGATACGCAGGCCCGCAAGATCGAAATCTGCACCCGCGCCTATAAAATCCTGACCGAACAGGTGGGTTTCCCGCCGGAAGACATCATTTTCGATCCGAATATTTTTGCGGTCGCGACCGGCATCGAGGAACACAATAATTACGGCGTCGATTTCATCGAGGCCACGCGTGAAATCGTCCGCACACTGCCGCATGTCCATATTTCCGGCGGCGTTTCCAACCTCTCGTTCTCCTTCCGCGGCAATGAGCCGGTGCGTGAGGCGATGCATGCCGTTTTCCTCTACCACGCCATTCAGGCGGGCATGGATATGGGCATCGTCAATGCGGGCCAGCTTGCGGTCTATGACACGATCGACGCTGAACTGCGTGAGGCTTGCGAGGATGTGGTGCTGAACCGCCCCACAAAAACGGGCGAAAGCGCAACCGAACGGCTTCTGGAAATTGCCGAACGGTTCCGTGATTCCGGCTCCAGGGAAGCGCGGACGCAGGATTTGAGCTGGCGCGAATGGCCGGTCGAAAAGCGGCTTGAACATGCGCTGGTCAACGGCATCACCGAATATATCGAGGCCGATACGGAAGAGGCGCGCCTTGCTGCCGAGCGCCCGTTGCATGTGATCGAAGGGCCGCTGATGGCAGGCATGAATGTGGTCGGCGACCTGTTCGGTTCCGGCAAGATGTTTCTGCCGCAGGTGGTGAAATCTGCCCGCGTGATGAAGCAGGCCGTGGCCGTGCTGCTGCCCTTCATGGAAGAGGAAAAGCGCCTCAATGGCGGCGAGGGCCGCCAGAGTGCGGGCAAGGTGCTGATGGCGACCGTCAAGGGCGATGTGCACGATATCGGCAAGAATATCGTGGGCGTGGTTCTGGCCTGCAATAATTATGAAATCATCGATCTTGGCGTCATGGTGCCCTCGCAGAAAATCCTGCAGGTGGCGCGCGATGAAAAGGTGGATATCATCGGCCTTTCCGGCCTCATCACGCCTTCGCTTGATGAGATGGCGCATGTCGCCGCCGAAATGGAGCGCGAGGGCTTCGATATTCCGCTTTTGATTGGCGGTGCGACGACGAGCCGTGTTCATACGGCGGTGAAAATCCATTCGCGTTACGAGCGCGGGCAGGCTGTCTATGTCGTGGATGCAAGTCGTGCGGTGGGGGTCGTGTCAAACCTCCTGTCGCCGGAGGGCAAGCAGGCCTATATCGACGGTTTACGCAACGAATATGCCAAGGTGGCTGCTGCCCATGCCCGCAACGAGGCTGAAAAACAGCGCCTGCCAATTGCCCGCGCGCGCGCCAATCCGCATCAGCTCGACTGGGAAAACTACGAGCCGGTGAAGCCGACCTTCACCGGAACGAAGGTTTTTGAAACCTATGATCTGGCGGAAATCGCGCGCTATATCGACTGGACCCCGTTCTTCCAGACCTGGGAACTGAGGGGCCGCTATCCGGCTATTCTCGAAGATGAAAAGCAGGGTGAGGCGGCGCGCCAGCTCTGGGCGGATGCGCAAGCGATGCTCCGGAAGATCATCGATGAGAAATGGTTCACCCCGCGGGCGGTGGTCGGCTTCTGGCCTGCCAATGCGGTGGGCGATGATATCCGCCTCTTTACGGATGAAAGCCGCAAGGAGGAGCTTGCCACCCTGTTCACGCTTCGCCAGCAGCTTACCAAGCGCGATGGCCGCCCGAATGTCGCCATGGCGGATTTTGTGGCGCCTGTCGAAAGCGGCAAACAGGATTATGTTGGCGGTTTTGTCGTGACGGCGGGCATTGGCGAGATTGCTATCGCAGAGCGTTTTGAACGCGCCAATGATGATTATTCCGCCATTCTTGTGAAGGCGCTTGCCGATCGTTTCGCGGAAGCCTTCGCGGAACTGATGCATGAGCGTGTGCGCAAGGAATTCTGGGCCTATGCGCCGGATGAAGCCTTTACGCCGGAAGAACTGATCAGCGAGCCATATAAGGGCATCCGCCCGGCGCCGGGCTATCCGGCCCAGCCCGATCATACGGAAAAGACCACCTTGTTCCGCCTGCTCGATGCCACCGCCAATACCGGCGTGGAGCTTACCGAAAGCTACGCCATGTGGCCCGGCTCCTCGGTGTCGGGTCTCTATATCGGTCACCCTGAAAGCTATTATTTCGGTGTGGCAAAGGTGGAGCGCGATCAGGTCGAGGATTATGCCCGGCGCAAGGACATGGATGTGGAGGCTGTGGAGCGCTGGCTCACCCCGATCCTCAATTATGTCCCTGGGGCATCGAAAGACGAAGCGGCCTGA
- a CDS encoding BA14K family protein, which yields MKRFGYSLFAACLSIGMGLSAMSANAAQPLLPLASAAASQDADAVQRVQYYDYRGDRRYWRHQRYWRHHHPRYRPYYRYYRHWGPPPRAYRGGNPHVRWCYNRYRSYRAYDNTYQPNYGPRRQCYSPYL from the coding sequence ATGAAGAGATTTGGCTATTCCCTGTTTGCCGCCTGCCTGTCGATAGGCATGGGGCTTTCGGCCATGAGTGCCAATGCGGCGCAACCTTTGCTGCCGCTTGCGTCGGCTGCGGCTTCGCAAGATGCCGATGCGGTGCAGCGCGTGCAATATTACGATTATCGCGGCGACCGCCGCTACTGGCGCCATCAACGGTATTGGCGGCATCATCATCCGCGCTACCGGCCCTATTACCGCTATTATCGCCACTGGGGCCCGCCACCGCGCGCCTATCGCGGCGGCAACCCGCATGTGCGCTGGTGCTATAACCGTTACCGGTCCTACCGCGCCTATGACAACACCTACCAGCCCAATTACGGGCCGCGGCGCCAGTGCTATTCGCCTTATCTGTGA
- a CDS encoding methylated-DNA--[protein]-cysteine S-methyltransferase — protein sequence MESFGITVFETPIGPCGIAWRGSKIVGVEIGEADEKETRHRLRERFAGGEYAEPPAFIRQTIEKVRALLDGASPDFSDTPLALDSVPDLNRRVYEIILELKPGETTTYGAIARRLGDVSLSQAVGYALGKNPFPIIVPCHRVLGSNGKVGGFSAAGGTATKLRLLNIERARTTSEPDLFGGLPLQERPQTGW from the coding sequence ATGGAATCGTTTGGCATCACCGTTTTTGAAACGCCCATCGGGCCCTGCGGCATTGCATGGCGCGGGAGCAAAATCGTGGGCGTGGAGATCGGCGAGGCGGACGAGAAAGAAACGCGCCATCGACTTCGTGAGCGTTTTGCGGGCGGGGAATATGCTGAACCGCCCGCTTTCATCAGGCAAACTATTGAAAAAGTGCGCGCATTGCTTGATGGCGCATCGCCGGATTTTTCCGATACACCGCTGGCGCTTGATTCGGTCCCGGACCTCAACCGGCGCGTTTATGAAATCATTCTGGAACTGAAACCGGGTGAAACCACCACTTATGGCGCGATTGCGCGGCGCCTTGGCGATGTGAGCCTGTCGCAGGCAGTGGGCTATGCGCTCGGCAAGAATCCGTTTCCCATCATCGTGCCCTGCCACCGCGTTCTGGGATCAAACGGCAAGGTGGGCGGCTTTTCGGCTGCGGGCGGCACGGCCACCAAGCTGCGCCTTCTCAACATAGAGCGCGCCAGAACGACAAGCGAGCCAGACCTTTTCGGCGGACTGCCCTTACAGGAACGGCCACAGACAGGCTGGTAA
- a CDS encoding Dabb family protein, with product MIRHIVFFSVKEGQDIETVRKGLEQLATIPYSDVFEVLANSKVDPMCERIDLVVYAEFKDEEALYAFKNHPTYDATTQLVRPMRELRFSADVVTDKN from the coding sequence GTGATACGGCACATTGTTTTCTTCAGCGTCAAGGAAGGCCAGGATATCGAAACGGTCAGGAAAGGGCTGGAGCAACTTGCGACCATTCCCTATTCCGATGTTTTCGAGGTGCTGGCGAACTCGAAGGTCGACCCGATGTGCGAGCGTATTGATCTCGTGGTTTATGCCGAGTTCAAGGACGAGGAAGCACTCTACGCTTTCAAGAACCATCCGACTTATGATGCCACGACGCAGCTTGTGCGCCCGATGCGCGAACTGCGCTTTTCCGCCGATGTGGTGACAGACAAGAACTGA